One window of the Dehalococcoidia bacterium genome contains the following:
- a CDS encoding Xaa-Pro peptidase family protein: MTNSFTQRRLPPLADYDRAREEIRRHGLEAVVCSLAHNVYYFSGLDSPPLWHFPGYAAVLVPAQGEPALICSILTLNAAAEMDPWISDVYLVSRGDAILYLAEELLESERYLRELRDTLAPTASPTLFEAIAKALTDRGLERGRIGFDEPGIAGRIPLEGFQPFDAVDVVRRIRMIKTAPEIEKMRKAAEVNEAAALEAVRLIPLRLRIDEIVARYRSAIALRGGEAKYLLTGSPHHTGTFQHQFTDYRPAPGDFLMVDALGTWQHYHGDFGRTVSWGVPAAKVRQRFEAMRRGFEAGYEKARPGVPFSEISETVRETVRREGFPEFVACAPHSVGLEHTDNPRSPMQTVQANMTMNIDIVYMEAGFGALHLEDTFLIREQGNELLTSGRTELIVVE, from the coding sequence ATGACAAACTCGTTCACGCAACGCCGCCTTCCGCCGCTCGCCGACTACGATCGAGCGCGCGAGGAGATCCGCCGTCATGGGCTCGAAGCAGTCGTCTGCTCGCTTGCCCACAATGTCTATTACTTTTCGGGGCTCGATTCGCCTCCGCTCTGGCATTTCCCCGGCTACGCCGCGGTTCTCGTCCCGGCGCAGGGTGAGCCTGCGCTCATCTGCTCGATCCTGACCCTCAACGCGGCCGCAGAGATGGACCCGTGGATCAGCGATGTCTATCTCGTCTCGCGGGGCGACGCGATCCTCTATCTCGCCGAGGAACTACTGGAATCCGAGCGCTACCTCCGGGAGCTGCGCGATACGCTCGCGCCTACCGCCAGTCCCACGCTGTTTGAGGCGATTGCCAAGGCGCTGACCGACCGGGGCCTCGAGCGCGGCCGGATCGGCTTCGATGAGCCGGGGATCGCCGGCCGCATTCCGCTCGAGGGGTTCCAGCCGTTTGACGCGGTGGACGTCGTGCGCCGCATTCGGATGATCAAGACGGCGCCCGAGATCGAGAAGATGCGCAAAGCGGCGGAGGTCAATGAAGCGGCGGCGCTCGAGGCGGTGCGGCTGATCCCACTGCGGCTGCGAATCGATGAGATCGTCGCCCGCTATCGCTCGGCGATTGCGCTTCGAGGAGGGGAGGCGAAATACCTGCTCACCGGCTCGCCGCATCACACCGGCACCTTCCAGCATCAGTTCACCGACTACCGGCCAGCGCCGGGGGACTTCCTAATGGTCGATGCACTCGGAACGTGGCAGCATTACCACGGGGACTTCGGCCGGACAGTCTCGTGGGGCGTGCCGGCCGCGAAGGTCCGCCAGCGCTTCGAGGCGATGCGGCGCGGCTTCGAGGCGGGCTACGAGAAGGCGCGCCCGGGCGTTCCGTTCAGCGAAATCAGCGAAACCGTTCGCGAGACCGTGCGGCGGGAAGGCTTCCCGGAGTTTGTCGCCTGCGCTCCCCATTCTGTCGGGCTCGAGCATACCGACAATCCCCGCTCGCCAATGCAGACGGTGCAGGCCAACATGACGATGAATATCGACATCGTCTACATGGAAGCGGGATTTGGAGCGCTCCATCTCGAAGACACGTTTCTCATTCGGGAGCAGGGGAACGAACTGTTGACGAGCGGTCGAACCGAATTGATCGTCGTCGAATGA
- a CDS encoding leucyl aminopeptidase, whose protein sequence is MNVRVIVGDITTVDADSVVVNLFEGVTAPGGATGAMDRALGGVISSLIANGDLKGKLNEVVIIPGRPDGGARRVAIVGLGKAAEFTLDRVRQVSAEAARALRSRGARRIATIVHGAGIGGLDPGASARATVEGALLGLYRFRGYRSSDDTPDIEELIIVEREAARIPAIEAAVARGVILAEAQNLARDLQNEPANRLTPTLLAERARAALEPYGVEVAVYDVAWMREKGMGALLGVAQGSAEPPCFLELRYRGQDDRPPVGLVGKGITFDSGGISIKPAEGMEWMKTDMSGGAAVIGALQAIARLKLPRSVVGLIPATENMPGGRAQRPGDVVRTMHGKTIEVINTDAEGRLILSDAFAYAQALGLRPVVDVATLTGAMTIALGKVRTGVFANDEATLHTLLAASERSGEKLWAMPLDEEYFDQIKSEIADVKNTGGRAAGAITAAMLLKMMIEGTPWAHLDIAGTARSETVKGYQVKGGTGVATRTLVHFVEVLTERDPEATAAPQ, encoded by the coding sequence GTGAATGTGCGCGTAATCGTTGGGGACATCACCACAGTCGACGCGGACAGCGTCGTCGTCAACCTCTTCGAAGGCGTGACCGCCCCCGGCGGGGCAACCGGCGCGATGGACCGCGCGCTCGGTGGCGTCATTTCCTCCTTGATCGCGAATGGCGACCTCAAAGGCAAGTTGAACGAAGTCGTCATCATTCCCGGCCGGCCGGACGGAGGAGCGCGCCGGGTAGCGATTGTCGGGCTCGGCAAAGCAGCAGAGTTCACCCTCGACCGTGTTCGCCAAGTGAGCGCTGAGGCGGCGCGAGCGCTCCGAAGCCGAGGCGCGCGCCGGATCGCAACGATCGTCCATGGTGCCGGCATTGGGGGACTCGACCCGGGCGCCAGCGCCAGAGCAACTGTTGAAGGCGCCCTGCTCGGTCTCTACCGCTTCCGCGGCTACCGCTCATCCGACGACACGCCCGACATCGAAGAGCTGATCATCGTCGAGCGCGAGGCAGCGCGGATCCCTGCAATCGAAGCCGCAGTGGCGCGGGGCGTCATCCTCGCCGAAGCGCAAAATCTCGCCCGCGACCTCCAGAACGAGCCTGCCAATCGCCTCACCCCTACCCTCCTCGCCGAGCGGGCCCGCGCCGCGCTTGAACCGTATGGCGTGGAGGTCGCAGTCTACGACGTCGCGTGGATGCGCGAGAAAGGGATGGGAGCGCTCCTTGGAGTCGCCCAAGGAAGCGCCGAGCCGCCGTGCTTTCTTGAGTTGCGCTATCGCGGGCAGGACGACCGCCCTCCCGTCGGGCTGGTCGGCAAGGGGATTACGTTCGACAGCGGCGGGATCTCGATCAAGCCGGCAGAAGGCATGGAGTGGATGAAGACCGACATGTCGGGCGGCGCGGCGGTGATTGGGGCGCTGCAAGCAATCGCTCGCCTGAAGCTGCCGCGCTCGGTGGTCGGGCTGATCCCGGCGACCGAGAACATGCCCGGCGGGCGGGCTCAGCGGCCGGGCGATGTCGTCCGGACGATGCACGGGAAGACGATCGAGGTGATCAATACCGACGCCGAAGGCCGGCTCATCCTCTCTGATGCCTTTGCCTACGCCCAAGCGCTCGGTCTCCGGCCGGTGGTCGACGTGGCGACGCTGACCGGAGCGATGACCATCGCTCTCGGCAAAGTGCGCACGGGCGTCTTCGCAAACGACGAGGCAACCCTGCACACCCTCCTCGCCGCCAGCGAGCGCAGCGGGGAGAAGCTGTGGGCGATGCCGCTCGATGAAGAGTATTTCGACCAGATCAAATCCGAGATCGCGGACGTCAAGAACACGGGCGGACGAGCAGCGGGGGCAATCACGGCGGCGATGCTGCTGAAGATGATGATCGAGGGCACGCCGTGGGCGCATCTCGATATTGCGGGCACTGCCCGTTCTGAAACAGTGAAGGGCTACCAAGTGAAAGGCGGCACGGGGGTCGCGACGCGCACGCTTGTCCATTTCGTCGAAGTGCTCACCGAGCGCGATCCCGAGGCGACGGCTGCGCCGCAATAG
- a CDS encoding ABC transporter ATP-binding protein has product MIIVEQLAAGALREISLTAASGETVVILGPPGAGKTTLLRALAGFEPVRLGRVVVDGEPITALPPGQRPTAFVAHENSTFGHLTVFDNVAFGLRLRGEPDAVVRERAEDLIARVGLAAVADRPASALTDEGRWRVALARAVAIEPKVLLVDEPVGDPAVGLALARGLATRSEASLIAATCDRTAALSNSDRVAFLRAGRIEQIDTPVELFYRPATPFVADYVARANLLDCMIDGIGAGVVLVRVFDRRIAVPADRRAAASYHCGDRAILVARPEALRLVHDGDGVPAVIKQTAFLGATVAYEVEVEGQSLSIVAPDSRGRLYPPGTETRVGMIQEALSLLPYPSPV; this is encoded by the coding sequence ATGATCATCGTCGAGCAGCTTGCCGCGGGCGCGCTCCGCGAGATTTCCCTGACAGCAGCGTCGGGAGAGACCGTCGTCATCCTCGGCCCGCCGGGGGCGGGAAAGACGACCCTCTTGCGCGCCCTTGCCGGCTTCGAACCTGTCCGGCTCGGTCGGGTTGTGGTGGACGGCGAGCCGATCACGGCGCTCCCCCCCGGCCAGCGGCCGACCGCCTTTGTCGCGCACGAGAACTCAACCTTTGGCCACCTGACGGTGTTCGACAACGTCGCGTTTGGGCTGCGTCTTCGCGGCGAACCAGACGCGGTGGTCCGCGAACGCGCGGAGGACTTGATCGCCCGCGTCGGGCTGGCGGCGGTCGCTGACCGCCCGGCAAGCGCGTTGACCGATGAAGGGCGCTGGCGCGTGGCGCTGGCGCGGGCAGTCGCGATCGAGCCGAAGGTTTTGCTGGTCGATGAGCCCGTGGGAGACCCCGCGGTCGGCCTCGCGCTCGCGCGCGGTCTCGCCACCCGCAGCGAGGCGAGCCTGATCGCAGCCACCTGCGACCGCACTGCGGCCTTGTCCAACAGCGATCGGGTCGCCTTTCTTCGCGCGGGACGGATCGAGCAGATCGATACTCCAGTTGAACTGTTCTACCGGCCCGCGACGCCCTTCGTCGCCGATTATGTCGCGCGCGCGAACCTGCTCGACTGCATGATCGATGGGATTGGCGCGGGAGTGGTGCTCGTGCGGGTCTTCGATCGGCGGATCGCGGTTCCCGCGGACCGGCGCGCGGCGGCGAGCTATCACTGCGGCGACCGGGCGATCTTGGTCGCGCGGCCGGAAGCGCTGCGCCTCGTTCACGATGGTGACGGCGTGCCGGCGGTGATCAAGCAGACGGCATTCCTCGGCGCGACGGTCGCGTACGAAGTTGAGGTCGAGGGACAATCGCTCTCAATCGTTGCGCCGGACAGCCGCGGCCGGCTGTATCCTCCCGGCACAGAGACGCGGGTCGGCATGATCCAGGAGGCGCTGTCGCTCCTTCCGTACCCCTCTCCGGTATAG
- a CDS encoding zinc ribbon domain-containing protein produces the protein MPIYEYRCNGCRKRQTLFFRSVATVTDPVCPECGSRDMRRLVSLFAVLRSEESRLDDLADPSAFGDLDENDPRSIARWARRMGAEMGEELGPEFDEMIERMEAGEMPDEMGEFGGGDDTTEDGGEEGGDD, from the coding sequence ATGCCGATCTACGAATATCGCTGCAACGGCTGTCGAAAGCGGCAGACCCTTTTCTTTCGAAGCGTGGCGACAGTAACCGACCCCGTCTGTCCAGAGTGCGGCTCGCGCGATATGCGGCGCCTCGTCTCGCTCTTTGCCGTCCTCCGCAGCGAGGAAAGCCGGCTGGATGATCTTGCCGACCCGAGCGCGTTCGGCGACCTCGATGAGAACGACCCGCGCAGCATTGCGCGCTGGGCGCGCCGGATGGGCGCCGAAATGGGGGAGGAGCTCGGTCCTGAATTCGACGAGATGATCGAGCGAATGGAAGCCGGCGAAATGCCCGACGAGATGGGCGAGTTTGGCGGGGGAGACGATACGACCGAGGACGGCGGTGAGGAAGGGGGAGACGACTGA
- the thiE gene encoding thiamine phosphate synthase, translating to MRQPPKAGSFELTRREEVAARLRGLYVILDPEAGAIHALADAAIRGGARLLQLRDKRGPAAETLRRAEALGARARQAGVLFFINDRLDIALAAGADGVHLGQHDLPVRAARAVAGERLIIGCSTNTVAEALRAVADGADYLGVGAIFPTASKTDTRPAGIAGLRAIRAAVDCPIAAIGGITPSNAAEVIAAGADMIAVIGALAQAADPETAARQLAAAFGETP from the coding sequence ATGAGGCAGCCGCCGAAAGCCGGGAGTTTTGAGCTGACGCGGCGAGAAGAGGTCGCTGCCCGGCTGCGCGGGCTGTACGTCATTCTCGACCCCGAAGCGGGTGCCATCCACGCCCTTGCCGACGCTGCCATCCGCGGCGGCGCGCGCCTCCTCCAGTTGCGCGACAAACGCGGACCGGCGGCGGAAACGCTTCGCCGTGCTGAGGCGCTCGGGGCGCGTGCGCGCCAAGCTGGGGTGCTGTTTTTTATCAATGACCGGCTCGATATCGCCCTCGCCGCGGGCGCGGACGGCGTCCATCTCGGCCAGCATGACCTGCCGGTCCGCGCCGCCCGGGCAGTTGCGGGGGAGCGGCTGATCATCGGCTGCTCGACGAATACCGTTGCCGAGGCACTGCGGGCGGTCGCCGACGGCGCCGATTACCTTGGCGTTGGCGCCATCTTCCCAACGGCCTCGAAAACCGACACCCGCCCAGCAGGAATAGCCGGCCTGCGCGCTATCCGCGCGGCCGTTGATTGCCCGATTGCCGCAATCGGCGGGATCACGCCGAGCAACGCCGCGGAGGTGATCGCGGCGGGAGCCGACATGATCGCCGTCATCGGTGCACTCGCGCAGGCAGCAGACCCCGAAACGGCCGCGCGCCAGCTCGCTGCAGCGTTTGGAGAGACGCCATGA
- a CDS encoding zinc ribbon domain-containing protein — MPIYEFRCLRCRRRVEIFTRSVSQPYTAVCEHCGSTDLRRIMPRVAVHRTEADRLAELDTSKMPGEDFYRDSRNIGLYAKKRMAELGMTDLMPQIDEIVEKGRSGELLKEYEAAAESREF, encoded by the coding sequence ATGCCGATCTACGAGTTCCGCTGCCTTCGCTGCCGCCGGCGCGTCGAGATCTTCACGCGCTCCGTCAGTCAGCCGTACACTGCCGTCTGCGAGCACTGCGGGAGCACCGATCTGCGCCGGATCATGCCGCGGGTTGCCGTTCACCGCACCGAGGCAGACCGCCTTGCCGAGCTCGACACCTCGAAAATGCCGGGAGAGGACTTCTATCGCGATAGCCGAAATATCGGGCTGTATGCCAAGAAGCGGATGGCAGAGCTCGGAATGACCGACCTGATGCCCCAGATCGACGAGATCGTCGAAAAAGGCCGCTCCGGCGAGCTGCTGAAAGAGTATGAGGCAGCCGCCGAAAGCCGGGAGTTTTGA
- the ilvD gene encoding dihydroxy-acid dehydratase, which produces MAYDPKARSAAITNGRERAPARAMLKAIGFTDDDLARPIVGIANTWIETMPCNFNLRRLAEQVKAGVRAAGGTPMEFNTIAIADGVAMGTEGMKTSLISREVIADSIELAGRGYLFDAMVCLAACDKTMPGTAMGLIRLDIPGFVLYGGTILPGKYKGRDVTILDVFEAVGANAAGLMSDEELRALEDVACPGPGACGGQYTANTMATAFEFLGISPMNTASAPAVDPRKDRIGFEAGKLVMEMLRAGRKPSTLLTRKSFENAVASVAATGGSTNAVLHLLALAHEAGVPLTIDDFDTISRRTPIIADLKPGGRFTAYDVDRAGGCGIIAQRLLAGGLIHGDALTPTGRTIAEEAAMAVETPGQTVITTVDRPFKQQGGLVILKGNLAPEGCVVKIAGHERMYHRGPARVFDREEDAMAAVTSRQIRPGDVVVIRYEGPRGGPGMREMLGVTAAIVGEGLGETVALLTDGRFSGATRGLMAGHVAPEAARGGVIAVVEEGDPIIFDIENRLLTLDVPEEVIRRRLAAWSPPPPRYTSGVMAKYAASVSSASQGAITAPVWG; this is translated from the coding sequence ATGGCGTATGACCCCAAAGCGAGAAGCGCCGCCATCACCAACGGCCGCGAGCGCGCTCCCGCCCGGGCGATGCTCAAGGCGATCGGCTTCACGGATGACGATCTTGCCCGCCCGATCGTCGGGATCGCCAACACCTGGATCGAGACGATGCCCTGCAACTTCAACCTGCGGCGGCTTGCTGAGCAGGTGAAGGCCGGCGTTCGCGCTGCCGGCGGCACGCCGATGGAGTTCAACACCATCGCGATCGCGGACGGCGTCGCGATGGGCACGGAAGGAATGAAGACCTCCCTAATCAGCCGCGAGGTGATCGCCGACTCGATCGAGCTGGCAGGCCGGGGCTACCTGTTCGATGCCATGGTCTGCCTTGCCGCATGCGACAAGACGATGCCCGGCACCGCGATGGGCTTGATCCGCCTCGACATCCCGGGGTTTGTGCTCTACGGCGGGACGATCCTTCCCGGAAAGTACAAGGGGCGCGACGTCACCATCCTCGACGTGTTCGAGGCGGTCGGTGCAAACGCCGCCGGCCTGATGTCGGATGAGGAGCTGCGCGCTCTCGAGGATGTCGCCTGTCCCGGGCCGGGAGCGTGCGGCGGCCAGTACACAGCCAACACGATGGCGACCGCGTTTGAGTTTCTCGGCATCTCGCCTATGAACACCGCGAGCGCACCTGCTGTCGACCCCCGCAAAGACCGCATCGGGTTTGAGGCAGGCAAGCTGGTGATGGAGATGCTCCGGGCGGGCCGAAAGCCGAGCACCCTGCTCACCCGCAAGTCGTTTGAAAACGCAGTCGCTTCGGTGGCGGCGACGGGCGGTTCCACGAACGCCGTCCTCCACCTGCTCGCCCTCGCTCATGAAGCGGGCGTGCCGCTCACCATCGATGACTTTGACACGATCAGCCGGCGAACGCCGATCATCGCCGACCTGAAGCCAGGAGGACGGTTCACTGCCTATGATGTCGACCGCGCCGGCGGCTGCGGCATCATCGCGCAACGCTTGCTGGCCGGCGGGCTGATCCACGGCGATGCCCTCACCCCGACAGGCCGAACTATCGCCGAAGAAGCAGCGATGGCCGTTGAAACTCCCGGCCAGACCGTTATCACGACCGTCGACCGGCCGTTCAAACAGCAGGGAGGGCTGGTTATCCTGAAGGGAAACCTCGCTCCGGAAGGGTGTGTGGTCAAGATCGCAGGTCACGAACGGATGTACCATCGCGGCCCCGCCCGCGTGTTCGACCGCGAAGAGGATGCGATGGCGGCGGTGACGAGCCGACAGATCCGCCCGGGCGATGTGGTCGTCATCCGCTACGAAGGGCCGCGCGGCGGACCGGGCATGCGGGAGATGCTCGGCGTGACGGCTGCCATTGTCGGCGAGGGGTTGGGCGAGACGGTGGCGCTGCTGACCGACGGCCGGTTCAGCGGCGCGACGCGGGGCCTGATGGCCGGCCATGTTGCCCCTGAGGCCGCCCGCGGCGGGGTGATCGCAGTCGTCGAGGAGGGCGACCCGATCATCTTCGACATCGAGAACCGCCTGCTCACGCTCGATGTCCCGGAGGAGGTGATCCGCCGGCGGCTTGCCGCTTGGTCGCCCCCGCCGCCCCGCTACACCAGCGGCGTAATGGCGAAGTATGCGGCGAGCGTCTCGTCCGCCTCCCAAGGCGCGATCACTGCGCCAGTGTGGGGGTAG
- a CDS encoding MarR family transcriptional regulator — MTVSRIARRLSLARQSVQRTVSALAAEGVIELQPNPDDRRAPLVILIPKGRALHQALSQRQARWASACLNRIEAETLAVLAAQLRDMTERVRHASALLRPHRAPIALPTAPGRRLVQVTAGEQREEPF; from the coding sequence TTGACCGTTTCCCGGATCGCCCGCCGGCTCAGCTTGGCACGCCAAAGCGTGCAGCGGACCGTCAGCGCGCTCGCCGCGGAGGGCGTGATCGAGTTGCAGCCGAACCCCGACGACCGCCGTGCTCCCCTCGTGATCCTCATCCCCAAAGGCCGGGCGCTTCATCAGGCGCTCAGCCAGCGGCAAGCGCGCTGGGCGAGCGCGTGCTTGAACAGGATCGAGGCCGAGACGCTGGCGGTGCTTGCTGCGCAACTGCGCGACATGACCGAGCGTGTGCGCCATGCGAGCGCACTCCTCCGCCCGCACCGCGCGCCGATCGCGCTCCCGACCGCGCCGGGCCGCCGCTTGGTGCAGGTCACCGCGGGCGAGCAGCGGGAGGAACCGTTCTGA
- a CDS encoding ATP-binding protein has protein sequence MSIRLRLTFWYVALLAIMLALFSSFLYVLFERNLLEEIDNSLYARADEMIRVLSASGPLLISPRIPPTVDAFASGEFFIQLIDAEGNLLDRSSNLMSQRIPADPAVLARIVRDGRAGYDTMQAERHQLRVYTIPLVSGGRVVGFLQIARSLEELKATMLRLRQVLFVSSGFILIVAFLTGSLIARRALMPIDRITQTARRIGVSGNLTERVRAPSPQDEIGRLANTFNWMLDRLEQAYSRLEQALAAQRRFVADASHELRTPLTTVLGNLDFLTRHASFHDPDLRDALADAKSEAQRMSRLVEDLLFLARADAGQRLQMTTVRADETVREVVRQARRLATGQTIEAGPIAPATIVASPDHFKQLLLILVDNAIKYTPPGGTIRISAELGGDPPELAIEIADTGQGIPPEALPHIFERFYRAEPARAGSGSGLGLAIARWLVDEHQGRIEVTSSVGNGSVFTVRLPVLAVNDVALPEPATTAVSSPR, from the coding sequence ATGTCTATTCGGCTGCGCCTCACCTTCTGGTATGTCGCGCTCCTTGCGATCATGCTGGCGCTGTTCAGTTCGTTTCTCTATGTGCTGTTTGAACGCAATCTGCTGGAAGAGATCGATAACTCCCTCTACGCCCGGGCCGACGAGATGATCCGCGTCCTCTCGGCCTCCGGACCGCTCCTCATTTCGCCCCGCATCCCCCCGACCGTCGATGCGTTCGCGTCGGGCGAGTTTTTCATCCAGCTGATCGACGCCGAAGGCAACCTGCTCGATCGCTCCAGCAACCTGATGTCGCAGCGGATCCCCGCCGACCCCGCGGTGCTGGCGCGGATCGTGCGGGACGGACGCGCCGGCTACGACACAATGCAGGCGGAGCGGCATCAACTGCGCGTCTACACTATCCCGCTGGTCAGCGGCGGGCGGGTGGTCGGCTTCCTGCAGATTGCGCGCTCCCTCGAAGAGCTGAAGGCGACGATGCTCCGCTTGCGCCAAGTGCTGTTCGTCAGTTCGGGATTTATCCTGATCGTCGCTTTTCTGACCGGGTCGCTGATCGCTCGCCGGGCGCTCATGCCGATCGACCGGATCACGCAGACCGCCCGCCGGATCGGTGTCTCCGGCAACCTGACCGAGCGGGTGCGGGCGCCCAGCCCGCAGGATGAGATCGGCCGCTTGGCGAACACCTTCAACTGGATGCTCGACCGGCTGGAACAAGCGTACAGCCGCCTCGAGCAGGCGCTCGCGGCGCAGCGCCGTTTTGTCGCTGATGCGTCGCACGAACTGCGCACCCCCCTGACAACGGTGCTCGGCAACCTCGACTTTCTCACCCGCCACGCTTCCTTCCACGACCCCGATCTGCGCGACGCGCTCGCCGATGCCAAATCGGAAGCGCAGCGCATGAGCCGGCTGGTGGAGGACCTGCTCTTTCTCGCCCGCGCCGACGCCGGCCAGCGGCTGCAGATGACGACTGTCCGCGCCGATGAGACCGTCCGCGAGGTGGTCCGGCAGGCGCGGCGGCTCGCCACCGGTCAGACGATTGAAGCGGGGCCGATCGCGCCGGCGACCATCGTCGCCTCTCCCGATCATTTCAAGCAGCTGCTGCTGATTTTGGTCGACAACGCGATCAAGTACACGCCGCCCGGCGGCACGATCCGGATTTCGGCCGAACTCGGCGGCGACCCGCCGGAGCTAGCGATCGAGATCGCCGACACAGGGCAAGGCATTCCCCCGGAAGCGCTGCCGCACATCTTCGAACGGTTCTACCGCGCCGAGCCGGCGCGCGCCGGGTCCGGCTCGGGGCTTGGCCTTGCGATTGCCCGCTGGCTGGTCGACGAGCACCAAGGCCGGATCGAGGTGACAAGCTCGGTGGGCAACGGCTCGGTCTTTACCGTTCGCCTCCCGGTCCTTGCCGTAAACGATGTCGCTCTGCCCGAGCCAGCGACGACTGCTGTCTCATCCCCGCGCTGA
- a CDS encoding response regulator transcription factor, producing MSHRILVIDDDPKILNTVRRGLAYEGYQVDIAGSGEEGLRLAREHAPDLVILDIMLPGLDGFEICRRLRAGGDVPVLMLTARDEVSDRVRGLDLGADDYMVKPFAFEELIARVRALLRRREPSSSGILRYADLTLDPASREVFRGDRPIELTNREFELLSLFMRHPRQVLPRATILERVWDYDFGGDSNVLDVYIGYLRNKLEANGEPRLIHTVRGAGYVLRE from the coding sequence ATGTCGCACCGCATTCTTGTCATCGACGACGACCCCAAGATCCTCAACACCGTCCGGCGCGGGCTGGCCTATGAGGGATACCAGGTCGACATTGCCGGCTCGGGAGAAGAGGGGCTGCGTCTCGCGCGCGAGCATGCGCCAGACCTCGTCATCCTCGACATCATGCTCCCCGGGCTGGACGGGTTTGAGATCTGCCGGCGGCTGCGGGCGGGGGGCGATGTGCCCGTCCTCATGCTGACCGCCCGCGACGAGGTGTCGGACCGCGTTCGCGGGCTCGACCTCGGCGCCGACGACTATATGGTGAAGCCGTTTGCGTTCGAGGAGCTGATCGCGCGGGTGCGCGCCCTCCTCCGGCGCCGAGAACCGAGCAGCAGCGGCATCCTGCGCTATGCCGACCTGACGCTTGACCCCGCCAGCCGCGAGGTGTTCCGCGGCGACCGCCCGATCGAACTGACCAACCGCGAATTCGAACTGCTCAGCTTGTTCATGCGCCATCCGCGGCAGGTGCTCCCGCGCGCCACCATTCTCGAGCGCGTCTGGGACTATGACTTCGGCGGCGACTCGAACGTGCTGGACGTCTACATCGGCTATCTCCGGAATAAGCTGGAAGCAAACGGCGAACCGCGGCTGATCCACACGGTCCGCGGAGCGGGCTACGTGCTCCGCGAATAG
- a CDS encoding galactokinase produces MIIARSPLRITLGGGGTDLPSYYRKYGGFLTAAAIDKYVYVTVMRPFSPGIFLKYSKLERCSTIDEVDHPIIREALRLLDFRTPQIEITTLADIPAGTGLGSSGSFTTALLKALFLHRRRLLLQQELAELACEIEINRLGRPIGKQDQYIAAYGGLTCFEFHPDDTVTATPLRVSPETLFDLEDHLLLFFTGFERGASEVLRDQQQRTEAEDPEMVANLHYIKELGLQSKRALEAGRTEEFAALMHDHWEHKRRRSRGMSNPQIDEWYEAGRRAGAIGGKLVGAGGGGFLLFYARDRNRLREAMARCGLEEVRFRFDFEGTKILL; encoded by the coding sequence GTGATCATTGCGCGGAGCCCCCTCCGAATTACGCTGGGCGGCGGTGGCACCGATCTCCCCTCGTATTACCGGAAATATGGCGGGTTCCTGACGGCTGCAGCGATCGACAAGTACGTCTACGTCACGGTGATGCGGCCGTTCAGCCCGGGGATCTTCCTCAAATACTCGAAGCTGGAACGCTGCTCGACAATCGATGAGGTAGACCATCCGATTATTCGAGAAGCGCTGCGGCTCCTTGACTTCCGGACGCCCCAAATCGAGATCACGACCCTCGCAGACATCCCCGCCGGAACGGGGCTCGGGTCATCCGGCAGTTTTACGACGGCGCTGCTGAAGGCGCTCTTTCTTCACCGCCGTCGGCTTCTCCTGCAGCAGGAGCTGGCCGAATTGGCCTGCGAGATCGAGATCAACCGGCTCGGCCGCCCTATCGGAAAGCAGGACCAGTATATCGCTGCCTATGGCGGCCTCACCTGTTTTGAGTTTCACCCCGACGATACGGTGACGGCAACGCCGCTGCGGGTCTCCCCGGAGACCCTCTTCGATCTCGAAGATCATCTCCTCCTCTTCTTCACCGGGTTCGAGCGGGGCGCCTCAGAGGTGCTCCGCGATCAGCAGCAGCGGACAGAAGCGGAGGACCCCGAGATGGTCGCGAACCTCCACTACATCAAGGAGCTCGGCCTGCAGAGTAAACGTGCACTCGAAGCCGGGAGAACGGAGGAGTTTGCGGCGCTCATGCATGACCATTGGGAGCACAAGCGCCGGCGCTCGCGCGGCATGTCGAACCCCCAGATCGACGAGTGGTATGAAGCCGGCCGTCGCGCCGGCGCGATTGGGGGGAAGCTGGTCGGCGCCGGCGGCGGCGGCTTCCTCCTCTTCTATGCGCGCGACCGCAACCGCCTGCGGGAAGCGATGGCGCGCTGTGGGCTCGAAGAAGTGCGTTTCCGCTTCGATTTCGAGGGCACCAAGATCCTGCTCTAG